From a region of the bacterium genome:
- a CDS encoding pilus assembly protein N-terminal domain-containing protein, which translates to MLRAWVKGKLLSGVLAMMLIVAGAASPALAIAPDIVIRMGQTIVYTVPEGVERVAIGDGEVLGVQPLGGQSKDLLISAKKPGFTNFLVWPLPYKGPDGRMIQGAVRNYNIEVLTYRRPEMVAVRVKVLEVSRSESGKTGVDWSDAVSWTEAPPNSPFRVGLPMRSSLLEAQLNMMVQNRKAKLLAQPTLLTMSGESAKFLSGGEIPIPLILNNSSSIEWKPFGVKLDVTPRVEGADTMVLKVRPEVSRIDQANAIKLPNISVPAVATRWTETFMQLKSGESIVVSGLLSDEDEETVTGVPILSSIPFLGEAFKYRESRKNHTELVFLLTPTIVNNPASMPENEYGKR; encoded by the coding sequence GTGTTGCGCGCTTGGGTCAAGGGAAAGCTGCTGTCAGGGGTGCTGGCGATGATGCTGATCGTCGCGGGTGCTGCCTCGCCGGCGCTTGCGATCGCTCCTGACATCGTGATCCGCATGGGCCAGACCATCGTCTACACCGTCCCCGAAGGGGTCGAGCGCGTGGCGATCGGCGACGGCGAGGTGCTGGGCGTTCAGCCACTCGGTGGCCAGAGCAAGGACCTGCTCATCAGCGCCAAGAAGCCGGGCTTCACCAACTTCCTGGTCTGGCCCCTGCCCTACAAGGGCCCGGATGGCCGCATGATCCAGGGGGCGGTGCGCAACTACAACATCGAGGTCCTGACCTACCGCCGGCCCGAGATGGTGGCGGTGCGGGTCAAGGTGCTGGAAGTCAGCCGCTCCGAGTCGGGCAAGACCGGCGTGGACTGGAGCGACGCGGTCTCCTGGACCGAGGCGCCCCCCAACTCGCCTTTCCGGGTCGGGCTGCCCATGCGCTCGTCGCTGCTCGAAGCCCAGCTCAACATGATGGTGCAGAACCGCAAGGCCAAGCTCCTCGCGCAGCCCACCCTGCTCACCATGAGCGGCGAGAGCGCCAAGTTCCTCTCGGGGGGCGAGATCCCCATCCCCTTGATCCTCAACAACAGCTCCTCGATCGAGTGGAAGCCCTTCGGCGTCAAGCTGGACGTGACCCCGCGCGTCGAAGGGGCCGACACCATGGTGCTCAAGGTGCGCCCTGAGGTCTCGCGCATCGACCAGGCCAACGCGATCAAGCTGCCCAACATCTCGGTGCCCGCCGTCGCGACCCGCTGGACCGAGACCTTCATGCAGCTCAAGAGTGGCGAGAGCATCGTCGTCTCGGGCCTCCTGTCGGATGAGGACGAGGAGACGGTCACGGGCGTGCCCATCCTCTCGAGCATTCCCTTCCTCGGTGAGGCCTTCAAGTATCGCGAGAGCCGCAAGAACCACACCGAGCTGGTCTTCTTGCTGACCCCGACCATCGTGAATAACCCGGCCTCCATGCCGGAGAACGAGTACGGGAAGCGCTAG
- a CDS encoding flagellar motor protein MotB, which translates to MGNPIGQNKSPFGPKAGGGHALKEDEGWLLTYADTITNLMALFILMLSVSTINPAAFEQVQSKLKKQFSGKDAPKPIEQIEKQIQKIVEAKHLEKEVEVSRDAKGVVIEFASSAVFQLGKAELQPIIKGAFSQIAHEIKAKDYRNYTIEIEGHTDDTPIRTPEFPSNWELSSRRATNVVRFMIDQDVEKTRLKAAGYADIFPKMPNRDAQGRAIAANQAKNRRIVIRLVPGLRTTDVKVLSEAGKQAPAAH; encoded by the coding sequence ATGGGAAATCCGATCGGCCAGAACAAGAGCCCCTTCGGCCCCAAGGCCGGGGGCGGCCACGCCCTCAAAGAGGACGAGGGCTGGCTGCTCACCTACGCCGACACCATCACCAACCTGATGGCCCTCTTCATCCTGATGCTCTCGGTCTCGACCATCAACCCGGCGGCCTTCGAGCAGGTCCAGTCCAAGCTCAAGAAGCAGTTCTCGGGCAAGGACGCCCCCAAGCCCATCGAGCAGATCGAGAAGCAGATCCAGAAGATCGTCGAAGCCAAGCACCTGGAAAAAGAGGTAGAAGTTTCCCGGGACGCCAAGGGGGTCGTGATCGAGTTCGCCTCGTCGGCGGTCTTCCAGCTGGGCAAGGCCGAGCTGCAGCCCATCATCAAGGGGGCCTTCAGCCAGATCGCCCACGAGATCAAGGCCAAGGACTACCGCAACTACACCATTGAGATCGAGGGCCACACCGACGACACCCCGATCAGGACCCCGGAGTTCCCGTCCAACTGGGAGCTTTCGAGCCGCCGCGCCACCAACGTCGTGCGCTTCATGATCGACCAAGACGTCGAGAAGACCCGCCTCAAGGCCGCGGGCTACGCCGACATCTTCCCCAAGATGCCGAACCGGGACGCCCAAGGCCGGGCGATCGCAGCCAACCAGGCAAAGAACCGCCGGATCGTGATCCGGCTGGTGCCCGGCCTGCGCACCACCGACGTGAAGGTCCTCTCAGAAGCAGGCAAGCAAGCCCCAGCGGCTCATTAA
- a CDS encoding type II secretion system F family protein — translation MDIRLILVVLLVALSAAIVAYLVFQKYGGSLVEKLDTYRSGVGLRLRRTRNPFSNERFQRFQQILTGVTALLGLLIGAGVLGRLFMAAVFGAVSWFGADQYLNVLYRKYCKDFEEQLPDMVGVVANAVKAGNSVQQALELVVEEFTDPMSAEVSEVLHELRVGTALDVAIRNWLDRMPNDDLEIFGMAVIIQRQTGGNLAEILDNLATTMRDRKKMQGQIRTLTTQGRMSGAILSMLPVGLYCMLYLIMPERMGILFTHPFGWGIIGVCGLMIGLGGFVISRIVAIDV, via the coding sequence GTGGACATTCGCCTGATCCTGGTCGTCCTGCTCGTCGCCCTCTCGGCGGCGATCGTCGCCTACCTGGTCTTCCAGAAGTACGGCGGATCCCTGGTCGAGAAGCTCGATACCTACCGTAGCGGGGTAGGTCTCCGCCTGCGCCGTACCCGCAATCCCTTTTCTAACGAGCGCTTCCAGCGCTTCCAGCAGATCCTGACGGGGGTCACCGCCCTCTTGGGCCTGCTCATCGGGGCGGGCGTGCTCGGGCGCCTCTTCATGGCGGCGGTCTTCGGGGCGGTGTCGTGGTTCGGAGCGGACCAGTACCTCAACGTCCTGTACCGGAAGTACTGCAAGGACTTCGAGGAGCAGCTCCCGGACATGGTGGGGGTGGTCGCCAACGCGGTGAAGGCGGGCAACAGCGTCCAGCAGGCCCTGGAATTGGTGGTCGAGGAATTCACCGACCCCATGTCGGCCGAGGTCTCCGAGGTCCTGCACGAACTGCGGGTCGGTACCGCCCTCGACGTGGCCATCCGCAACTGGCTCGATCGCATGCCCAACGACGACCTGGAGATCTTCGGAATGGCCGTCATCATCCAGCGCCAGACGGGCGGCAACCTGGCCGAGATCCTCGATAACCTCGCCACCACCATGCGCGATCGCAAGAAGATGCAGGGTCAGATCCGCACCCTCACCACCCAGGGCCGCATGTCGGGGGCCATCCTCTCCATGCTGCCGGTGGGCCTCTACTGCATGCTCTACCTCATCATGCCGGAGCGGATGGGGATCCTGTTCACCCACCCCTTCGGCTGGGGGATCATCGGGGTGTGCGGCCTCATGATCGGGCTCGGCGGCTTCGTCATTTCGCGCATCGTCGCGATCGACGTGTAG
- a CDS encoding DUF4931 domain-containing protein, with translation MARKTHLCFDSHIGRLKPENIRNREAACPLCARDQLVEILAEEGPIIWVKNKFPVLQEAFQTVLIETDACDSELSEYAPAHLHRLIRFGVARWQEMIASGEYASVLFYKNHGPNSGGSLRHPHMQIVGLHHIDYREQLVEEHFEGLLIHQEAGLSFNLSTRPRMGFFEFNVLLHDMQAIDRMADMVQVATHHVLNHFHYACNSYNLFFYERGAGLAVKVVPRFVVSPLFVGFAIPQVSNRIEEVAAEIRARYFDAP, from the coding sequence ATGGCCCGGAAGACGCATCTCTGCTTCGACTCACACATCGGGCGCCTCAAGCCGGAAAACATCCGTAACCGCGAGGCGGCTTGTCCGCTCTGCGCGCGTGACCAGCTCGTCGAGATCCTGGCCGAAGAAGGCCCCATCATCTGGGTCAAGAACAAGTTCCCGGTCTTGCAAGAAGCCTTCCAGACGGTGCTCATCGAGACGGACGCCTGCGACTCCGAGCTCTCGGAGTACGCGCCCGCGCACCTGCACCGCCTCATCCGCTTCGGCGTCGCGCGCTGGCAGGAGATGATCGCAAGCGGCGAGTACGCCTCGGTCCTCTTCTACAAGAACCACGGCCCCAACTCGGGCGGCAGCTTGCGCCACCCCCACATGCAGATCGTGGGCCTGCACCACATCGACTACCGCGAGCAACTCGTCGAGGAGCACTTCGAAGGGCTTCTCATCCACCAGGAGGCCGGGCTCTCGTTCAACCTCTCGACCCGCCCCCGCATGGGCTTCTTCGAGTTCAACGTGCTCCTGCACGACATGCAGGCCATCGACCGGATGGCGGACATGGTCCAGGTGGCGACGCACCACGTCCTGAACCACTTCCACTACGCCTGCAACAGCTACAACCTCTTCTTCTACGAGCGGGGCGCAGGGCTCGCGGTCAAGGTCGTGCCGCGCTTCGTCGTCTCACCCCTCTTCGTGGGCTTCGCCATCCCCCAGGTCTCGAACCGGATCGAGGAAGTAGCGGCCGAGATCCGAGCGCGCTACTTCGACGCCCCCTGA
- the tadA gene encoding Flp pilus assembly complex ATPase component TadA codes for MASRLILVFGAKGGLGRSVIAGNLAVAIARRTKRATALWDLDWMGGGSQASYLDLDPPPGNWADVVRGAKALDDALAEHESGVSLLAAPPVGEALVPRAADVASIARELARDHELVVADTSFPNLGHEAMVALFDMASVVLLLVTPDITTLNASKAVIDQARALRFPLEKIHVVLNRAGSVDELGPDDITEHLERPLIGQVPSSGAVVASLNRGEPIVLKQPSHPVSAGILQLGARALAQSATNLESAAKGVLARATERPVTQAAPGPSASVAPSSAGSEVKAVVPHQAPVVDEALVELRREVHRELVEALKRFNLSLEYLADPTRKGEIREKVLEVTAEILDQLEDVPLRNRAERVAFINAIADEAVGFGPLERFLADPAVTEVMVNGHRTIYVERSGKLTRTPDTFTDEKQLRVVIDRIVAPIGRRVDESSPMCDARLPDGSRVNVIIPPLALTGSTITIRKFPNYRLGIEDLVKFGSLNQDMAHFLKCSILAKLNVFISGGTGSGKTTLLNVLSGFIPSDERIVTIEDAAELKLHQDHVISLESRPPNLEGTGAIAIRDLVRNSLRMRPDRIIVGEVRGGEALDMLQAMNTGHDGSLATGHANSPRDALSRLETMVLMGGVELPSRAIREQIASAIQIIVQISRLKDGSRKITRISEVAGMESDTIVMQDLFAYDQETVDAQGRVVGQFRYTGLVPNAADQFARVGLKFGAGGMSLS; via the coding sequence ATGGCATCCCGCTTGATCCTGGTCTTCGGTGCCAAGGGAGGTCTCGGGCGTTCGGTCATCGCGGGCAACCTCGCGGTGGCGATCGCCCGGCGAACCAAGCGCGCGACCGCCCTCTGGGACCTGGACTGGATGGGCGGGGGCTCGCAGGCTTCCTACTTGGATCTAGACCCGCCCCCCGGCAACTGGGCGGATGTGGTCCGCGGCGCCAAGGCCCTCGACGATGCGCTTGCCGAGCACGAGTCGGGGGTGTCGCTCTTGGCCGCACCGCCGGTTGGAGAGGCTCTCGTGCCGCGCGCGGCGGACGTGGCTTCGATCGCTCGTGAGCTTGCGCGCGACCACGAATTGGTCGTGGCCGACACCAGCTTCCCGAACCTCGGCCACGAGGCGATGGTTGCCCTCTTCGACATGGCGAGCGTCGTCTTGTTGCTCGTCACCCCGGACATCACGACCCTCAACGCCTCCAAGGCGGTCATCGACCAGGCGCGCGCGCTGCGCTTCCCCCTGGAGAAGATCCACGTGGTCCTCAATCGCGCCGGCAGCGTGGACGAGCTGGGCCCCGATGACATTACCGAGCACCTGGAGCGGCCGCTCATCGGCCAGGTGCCCTCCAGCGGCGCGGTCGTCGCCTCGCTCAATCGGGGCGAGCCCATCGTCCTCAAGCAGCCCAGCCACCCCGTCTCGGCGGGGATCCTGCAGCTGGGGGCTCGCGCCCTCGCGCAGAGCGCGACCAACCTCGAAAGCGCCGCCAAGGGCGTGCTCGCCCGCGCTACCGAGCGGCCCGTCACGCAGGCGGCTCCGGGCCCGAGCGCGTCGGTCGCCCCTTCGAGTGCAGGCAGCGAGGTGAAGGCGGTCGTTCCCCACCAGGCGCCCGTGGTCGACGAGGCGCTCGTGGAGCTGAGACGCGAGGTGCACCGGGAGCTGGTCGAGGCGCTCAAGCGCTTCAACCTGAGCCTGGAGTACCTGGCGGACCCCACGCGCAAGGGCGAGATCCGCGAGAAGGTGCTGGAGGTGACGGCCGAGATCCTCGACCAGCTCGAGGACGTGCCCCTGCGCAACCGCGCCGAGCGCGTGGCCTTCATCAACGCGATCGCCGACGAGGCGGTGGGCTTCGGGCCCCTGGAGCGCTTCCTGGCGGATCCGGCGGTCACCGAAGTCATGGTCAACGGCCACCGGACCATCTACGTGGAGCGCAGCGGCAAGCTGACCCGCACCCCGGACACCTTCACCGACGAGAAGCAGCTGCGCGTCGTGATCGACCGGATCGTGGCCCCCATCGGGCGACGGGTGGACGAGAGCTCGCCCATGTGCGACGCGCGCTTGCCGGACGGTAGCCGCGTCAACGTGATCATCCCGCCTTTGGCGCTCACGGGCTCGACCATCACCATCCGAAAGTTCCCGAACTACCGGCTCGGCATCGAGGACCTGGTCAAGTTCGGTTCCTTGAACCAGGACATGGCGCACTTCCTCAAGTGCAGCATCCTCGCCAAGCTCAACGTCTTCATCTCGGGGGGGACGGGCTCGGGTAAGACCACCTTGCTCAACGTGCTCTCGGGCTTCATCCCCAGCGACGAGCGCATCGTGACCATCGAGGATGCCGCCGAACTGAAGCTCCACCAGGATCACGTCATCTCGCTGGAGAGCCGGCCGCCCAACCTGGAAGGGACCGGGGCGATCGCCATCCGCGACCTGGTGCGCAACAGCTTGCGTATGCGCCCCGACCGCATCATCGTGGGTGAGGTCCGTGGCGGCGAGGCCCTCGACATGCTCCAGGCTATGAACACCGGTCACGACGGCAGCCTTGCCACGGGCCACGCCAACAGCCCGCGCGACGCCCTGTCCCGCCTCGAGACCATGGTCCTGATGGGCGGCGTGGAGCTACCGAGCCGTGCCATCCGCGAGCAGATCGCGAGCGCCATCCAGATCATCGTGCAGATCTCGCGCCTCAAGGACGGCTCGCGCAAGATCACCCGCATCTCGGAAGTCGCCGGGATGGAGAGCGACACCATCGTGATGCAGGACCTCTTCGCCTACGACCAGGAGACCGTCGATGCGCAGGGCCGCGTGGTCGGTCAGTTCCGCTACACGGGCCTGGTGCCCAACGCTGCCGATCAGTTCGCCCGGGTGGGCCTGAAGTTCGGCGCGGGCGGCATGTCGCTTTCCTGA
- a CDS encoding pilus assembly protein, translating into MSRSTSPQKGQAMVEAGLLLPLLVFMLLAVAFIGFGIYERQNVLIASRFAAREASINAMAGGVNDKLMGVSVLKEAANGNERATYAKKVLGSARTVNAAPPTWRYESVSPRKALKEPVPLGSYARAYVAKDPTGKFGIGFVMYGQRITSKAGWFESVGTGANEGARLVTGKTGKIWDGMGVRAEAYMPSELPVRMPVGAKVGLVDLNPWIKDILEEPLAP; encoded by the coding sequence TTGTCTCGGAGCACTAGCCCCCAGAAGGGGCAAGCGATGGTCGAGGCGGGGCTGCTGCTGCCCTTGCTCGTCTTCATGCTGCTCGCCGTCGCCTTTATCGGCTTCGGGATCTACGAGCGCCAGAACGTGCTCATCGCGAGCCGCTTCGCCGCCCGCGAGGCCTCGATCAACGCCATGGCCGGCGGCGTCAACGACAAGCTCATGGGGGTCAGCGTCCTCAAGGAAGCGGCCAACGGCAACGAGCGCGCTACCTATGCCAAGAAGGTACTGGGTAGTGCCCGCACGGTGAACGCGGCCCCGCCCACCTGGCGCTACGAGAGCGTTTCCCCGCGCAAGGCTCTCAAGGAGCCCGTTCCGCTCGGCAGCTACGCTCGGGCCTACGTCGCCAAGGACCCCACCGGCAAGTTCGGCATTGGCTTTGTCATGTACGGCCAGCGCATCACCTCCAAGGCGGGCTGGTTCGAGTCGGTCGGCACCGGCGCCAACGAGGGTGCGCGCCTCGTCACGGGCAAGACCGGCAAGATCTGGGACGGGATGGGCGTGCGGGCCGAGGCCTACATGCCGAGCGAGCTGCCCGTGCGGATGCCCGTCGGCGCCAAGGTCGGCCTGGTGGACCTGAACCCCTGGATCAAGGACATCCTCGAGGAGCCGCTGGCGCCGTGA
- a CDS encoding pilus assembly protein, with protein sequence MRRPCSIRRIAQEEDGQALIYVALVLAVLVTVLFALFDMGRLTTAKIQAQNGADAAALAAVSVKVSVHHTRELAYLAMTEQGLRARVELLHALGNLNNQAEFERRLSRARAYVKRIEKLQQGLVDYNAWIDQAGPEIVADAARMAYVANIQGMNDHLSTGAAVDAQNIRAFDDQQALRENTTQQQFIGAVNYPVEGLGKQKGAGKSFVEVVPKYQGSNWSLFGVNTGETAVDVAAWASAGYVSSEEISKDPAAKGQALKIGAFGLRWYSPRLVRTGQKHNGSFGGSNAGGGIVSEH encoded by the coding sequence ATGCGCCGCCCGTGCTCGATTCGCCGCATTGCCCAAGAAGAGGACGGTCAGGCGCTTATCTACGTCGCCCTGGTCCTGGCGGTGCTCGTGACGGTGCTGTTCGCGCTCTTCGACATGGGGCGCCTCACCACGGCCAAGATCCAGGCCCAGAACGGGGCTGATGCGGCGGCGCTCGCGGCCGTCTCGGTCAAGGTCAGCGTCCACCACACCCGCGAGCTCGCTTACCTCGCCATGACCGAGCAGGGGCTGCGCGCGCGGGTCGAGCTGCTGCATGCCCTGGGGAATCTCAACAATCAAGCCGAGTTCGAGCGTCGCCTCAGTCGCGCCAGGGCCTACGTCAAGCGGATCGAGAAGCTCCAGCAAGGGCTCGTGGATTACAACGCCTGGATCGATCAGGCTGGTCCCGAGATCGTGGCCGACGCGGCCCGTATGGCCTACGTCGCCAACATCCAGGGCATGAACGACCACCTGAGCACTGGGGCTGCGGTCGACGCCCAGAACATCCGGGCCTTCGACGACCAGCAGGCCCTGCGCGAAAACACGACCCAGCAGCAGTTCATCGGCGCGGTCAACTACCCCGTCGAGGGCCTGGGCAAGCAGAAGGGCGCGGGTAAGAGCTTCGTCGAGGTCGTTCCCAAGTACCAGGGCTCCAACTGGTCGCTCTTCGGCGTCAATACCGGCGAGACCGCGGTGGACGTGGCCGCCTGGGCCTCGGCGGGCTACGTCTCCAGCGAGGAGATTTCGAAGGACCCGGCGGCCAAGGGGCAGGCCCTCAAGATCGGGGCCTTCGGGCTGAGGTGGTACTCGCCGCGCCTGGTGAGGACGGGGCAGAAGCACAACGGCAGCTTCGGCGGCTCGAATGCGGGAGGCGGCATTGTCTCGGAGCACTAG
- a CDS encoding type II secretion system F family protein, producing the protein MLFLVFLLIVAAVAILVLAFAKPKGKSKVEKRLKRSRSVGKRVVFEEPAETNTAGSSKYLSIIEARLKPFAEQRLTPEQELAIIRKLQASGDYKTTPAQFLAQQFLWAGILIVLWCAANWIVLELAWPVAIAGAAGACYVGYILPPQRLKTATEKRQNQIIRSMPTTLDLLTTCVEAGLSLQAAMAKVVELSKPHPLRDELERTLKEVQLGRPRAEALRELGKRAGLKELNSVAVAMVQAEAMGASIAKTLRVQSEVLREARWQRAQEMAQKATLKLTFPTVFLIFPTIFVIIFAPLLLSLFLGR; encoded by the coding sequence ATGCTGTTTTTGGTCTTCCTGCTCATCGTCGCGGCCGTCGCCATCCTGGTGCTGGCCTTCGCCAAGCCCAAGGGCAAGAGCAAGGTCGAGAAGCGCCTGAAGCGATCGCGCTCGGTCGGCAAGCGCGTGGTCTTCGAGGAGCCCGCCGAAACGAACACGGCGGGATCGAGCAAGTACCTCTCGATCATCGAGGCGCGCCTCAAGCCCTTCGCCGAGCAGCGCCTGACGCCCGAGCAGGAGCTCGCCATCATCCGCAAGCTCCAGGCCTCGGGCGACTACAAGACCACCCCGGCCCAGTTTCTTGCCCAGCAGTTCCTGTGGGCGGGGATCCTCATCGTGCTCTGGTGCGCGGCCAACTGGATCGTGCTGGAGCTTGCCTGGCCCGTGGCGATCGCGGGGGCCGCCGGCGCCTGCTACGTGGGCTACATCCTGCCGCCCCAGCGGCTCAAGACCGCGACCGAGAAGCGCCAGAACCAGATCATCCGGTCCATGCCGACCACCCTGGATCTGCTCACCACCTGCGTCGAGGCGGGCCTCTCGCTGCAAGCCGCCATGGCCAAGGTCGTCGAGCTCAGCAAGCCGCATCCGTTGCGTGACGAGCTGGAGCGTACCCTCAAGGAGGTCCAGCTCGGCCGTCCGCGCGCCGAGGCCCTTCGCGAGCTCGGCAAGCGCGCGGGCCTCAAGGAGCTCAATTCGGTGGCGGTCGCCATGGTCCAGGCCGAGGCCATGGGTGCTTCGATCGCCAAGACCCTGAGGGTGCAGAGCGAGGTGCTGCGCGAGGCCCGCTGGCAGCGCGCCCAGGAGATGGCCCAGAAGGCGACCCTGAAGCTGACCTTCCCGACCGTCTTTCTCATCTTCCCAACCATCTTCGTCATTATCTTCGCGCCCCTGCTCCTGAGCTTGTTCCTTGGTCGCTGA
- a CDS encoding MotA/TolQ/ExbB proton channel family protein, with protein MPMISVSTLLGIVLGFGLCIWAIMSATKDFHIFWHVESFAIVIGGTLATTLIAYRTRYVLRVVRSMARIFVMQPIQPTTLRDDVKQMVEWAALNQRGLGAVEDDFAKRQKPDPFLKHAIDLLMNGYKEHDLRLFLGDFIESSFSREMTQAQILNQMGGHAPAFGMVGTLIGLVIMLSNMGSDPSAIGPAMAMSLLATLYGVMGARMVFIPAASKIQQILEIEKYRRYMMLEGIVMLHEKRPASYVQDRLNSLLDPAMMYQREGAAKGDKQLAGKR; from the coding sequence ATGCCCATGATCTCCGTTTCGACCCTGCTCGGCATCGTCCTGGGCTTCGGCCTCTGCATCTGGGCGATCATGTCGGCGACCAAGGACTTCCACATCTTCTGGCACGTGGAGTCCTTCGCCATCGTCATCGGCGGCACGCTCGCCACCACCCTCATCGCCTACCGCACCCGCTACGTCCTGCGGGTGGTGCGGTCCATGGCCCGCATCTTCGTCATGCAGCCCATCCAGCCGACCACCCTGCGCGACGACGTCAAGCAGATGGTCGAGTGGGCCGCCCTCAACCAGCGGGGCCTGGGCGCGGTCGAGGACGACTTCGCCAAGCGCCAGAAGCCCGATCCCTTCCTCAAGCACGCCATCGACCTGCTGATGAACGGCTACAAGGAGCACGACCTGCGCCTCTTCCTGGGCGACTTCATCGAGTCGAGCTTCAGCCGCGAGATGACCCAGGCCCAGATCCTCAACCAGATGGGCGGCCACGCCCCGGCCTTCGGCATGGTGGGTACCTTGATCGGTCTGGTCATCATGCTGAGCAACATGGGCTCGGACCCCTCGGCCATCGGCCCGGCCATGGCCATGTCGCTGCTGGCGACCCTCTACGGGGTCATGGGCGCGCGGATGGTCTTCATCCCCGCCGCCAGCAAGATCCAGCAGATCCTCGAAATCGAGAAGTACCGCCGCTACATGATGCTCGAGGGCATCGTGATGCTGCACGAGAAGCGCCCGGCCTCCTACGTCCAGGACCGCCTCAACTCGCTGTTGGACCCGGCCATGATGTACCAGCGCGAGGGCGCGGCCAAGGGCGACAAGCAGCTCGCCGGCAAGCGGTAG
- the cpaB gene encoding Flp pilus assembly protein CpaB, giving the protein MANLRDKLREQPPEPPEEGLRQSRVAKKAVTKHLVAKAKARSGTAARVGAKAKGRSKAKAAPKPSLLDGLDVNRKLLFAALGIAALAGLIAVTYLSDLSDGIMDGGKLVEVYVPSEDLPARKQLDSSVVTTVKFPKKLLPEGAIVEEKDFEGKITLAPVVKGEILHKKRVGVPSAATGVAPKLKANERGFLFVPDGANDIALVKPDDYVDLTATIQTPTGFLSTKVAQRVRVMSVGNRFSNAIAASEEEASSAYGDLLTLAVPSTKVALLTALKQQGNLSLSLREQGDTSVTPPEIAESELVRYVLGKVPVVQAPRPVPVKVAPRPVVVREPAPPRPRPVATARPAEPKRQQLEIYSGTTLIQKK; this is encoded by the coding sequence ATGGCAAACCTGCGCGATAAGCTGCGCGAGCAACCTCCGGAGCCGCCCGAAGAGGGCCTCCGGCAGTCGCGCGTCGCGAAGAAGGCCGTCACCAAGCACCTGGTCGCCAAGGCGAAGGCCCGCTCGGGGACCGCTGCCCGGGTCGGCGCCAAGGCCAAGGGCCGCTCCAAGGCGAAGGCCGCCCCCAAGCCCTCGTTGCTCGACGGGCTGGACGTCAACCGCAAGCTCCTCTTCGCCGCCCTCGGCATCGCGGCCCTGGCGGGCCTGATCGCCGTCACCTACCTCTCGGACCTTTCGGACGGCATCATGGACGGCGGCAAGCTGGTCGAGGTCTACGTTCCCTCCGAGGACCTGCCCGCCCGCAAGCAGCTCGACTCGTCGGTCGTCACGACCGTGAAGTTCCCCAAGAAGCTCTTGCCCGAGGGCGCCATCGTCGAGGAGAAGGACTTCGAGGGCAAGATCACCCTCGCGCCGGTCGTGAAGGGCGAGATCCTCCACAAGAAGCGCGTCGGTGTGCCGTCGGCCGCGACCGGCGTGGCGCCCAAGCTGAAGGCCAACGAGCGCGGTTTCCTGTTCGTGCCCGATGGGGCCAACGACATCGCCCTGGTCAAGCCCGACGACTACGTGGACCTGACGGCGACCATCCAGACGCCGACGGGCTTCCTCTCGACCAAGGTCGCCCAGCGCGTGCGGGTGATGTCGGTGGGCAACCGCTTCTCCAATGCGATCGCAGCCTCCGAAGAGGAGGCGAGCTCCGCTTACGGCGACCTCTTGACCCTCGCGGTGCCCTCCACCAAGGTGGCGCTCTTGACCGCCCTCAAGCAGCAGGGCAACCTGAGCCTCTCGCTGCGCGAGCAGGGCGACACTTCGGTCACGCCGCCCGAGATCGCCGAGAGCGAGCTGGTGCGCTACGTGCTCGGCAAGGTGCCGGTGGTCCAGGCGCCCCGCCCAGTGCCGGTGAAGGTGGCGCCGCGCCCGGTCGTCGTCCGCGAGCCCGCGCCGCCGCGTCCCCGTCCGGTCGCCACGGCCCGCCCCGCCGAGCCCAAGCGCCAGCAGCTCGAGATCTACAGCGGTACGACGCTGATCCAGAAGAAGTAG